A genomic segment from Nicotiana tabacum cultivar K326 chromosome 7, ASM71507v2, whole genome shotgun sequence encodes:
- the LOC142162017 gene encoding uncharacterized protein LOC142162017 has translation MDLEIKRSRRKMAGCRQPKIKWNNLTKDKAQELEEKLLAIRAWTSMGDASSIWSMIADCIRVAAGGVLGVTKGSLGGHKGDWWWNGEVQGKVEAKKAAYLKLVESTNKEEKRTYRECYIKGERGKDLEGKGGDKRLYRLAKVREKKALDLDQVKCIKDEDVKVLMDEALIRTRWQTYFHKLLNEEGDKHVVLGELEHSESRKDFGYCRRITTKKMPEEWRWSMMVPLYKNKGDIQNCNNYWGIELLSHTMKVWEKVVEARVRRTKTEYLECKFSETHDAAIKVKLDGQVIPKRASFKYLGSIIQGNGEIDEDVTHRIGGDG, from the exons ATGGACCTGGAGATCAAGAGGAGTAGGAGGAAGATGGCGGGGTGCAGGCAACCTAAGATCAAGTGGAATAacttgactaaggataaagctcaggAGTTAGAGGAGAAGTTGTTGGCTATTAGGGCCTGGACGAGTATGGGGGACGCGTCTAGTATATGGTCCATGATTGCAGATTGCATTAGGGTAGCTGCTGGAGGGGTCTTAGGGGTTACAAAGGGTTCTCTTGGGGGTCATAAaggggactggtggtggaatggagaggttcaaggtaaagtggaagctaaGAAAGCTGCTTATTTGAAGCTAGTAGAGAGTACAAACAAGGAGGAAAAAAGGACTTATCGAGAGTGTTACATAAAAGGAGAAAGAGGCAAA GATCTCGAGGGCAAAGGTGGGGACAAGAGGTTGTACCGGTTGGCCAAGGTGAGGGAGAAGAAAGCCCTTGACTTAGACCAAGtcaagtgcatcaaggacgaggaTGTCAAAGTGTTGATGGACGAGGCACTAATTAGGACAAGGTGGCAGACATACTTCCATAAACTGTTGAATGAGGAGGGGGATAAACACGTTGTTCTAGGTGAGTTGGAGCACTCCGAGAGTCGGAAAGATTTTGGGTACTGTAGGCGGATTACG AcaaagaagatgcccgaagaatggaggtggagtatgATGGTTCCGctttacaagaacaagggtgatatccaaaattgcaacaaTTATTGGGGTATCGAGTTATTGAGTCACACTATGAAGGTTTGGGAGAAGGTGGTGGAGGCCAGGGTGAGGAG aaccaagacagaatacttggagtgcaaattcAGTGAGACCCATGATGCAGCCATAAAGGTTAAGCTTGATGGTCAAGTTATCCCCAAGAGAGCGAGCTTTAAATATCTCGGGTCTATTATCCAGGGTAATGGGGAGATTgacgaagatgtcacacatcgcaTAGGAggggatggatga